In Symphalangus syndactylus isolate Jambi chromosome 14, NHGRI_mSymSyn1-v2.1_pri, whole genome shotgun sequence, one DNA window encodes the following:
- the SEMA4C gene encoding semaphorin-4C isoform X2 — protein MAPHWAVWLLAARLWGLGIGAEVWWNLVPRKTVSSGELATVVRRFSQTGIQDFLTLTLTEQTGLLYVGAREALFAFSMEALELQGAISWEAPVEKKTECIQKGKNNQTECFNFIRFLQPYNASHLYVCGTYAFQPKCTYINMLTFTLEHGEFEDGKGKCPYDPAKGHAGLLVDGELYSATLNNFLGTEPIILRNMGPHHSMKTEYLAFWLNEPHFVGSAYVPESVGSFTGDDDKVYFFFRERAVESDCYAEQVVARVARVCKGDVGGARTLQKKWTTFLKARLACSAPNWQLYFNQLQAMHTLQDTSWHNTTFFGVFQAQWGDMYLSAVCEYQLEEIQRVFEGPYKEYHEEAQKWDRYTDPVPSPRPGSCINNWHRRHGYTSSLELPDNILNFVKKHPLMEEQVGPRWSRPLLVKKGTNFTHLVADRVTGLDGATYTVLFIGTGDGWLLKAVSQGPWVHLIEELQLFDQEPMRSLVLSQSKKLLFAGSHSQLVQLPLADCMKYRSCADCVLARDPYCAWSVNTSRCVAVSGHSGSLLIQHVTISDTSGICNLHGSKKVRPTPKNITVVAGTDLVLPCHLSSNLAHARWTFRDRDLPAEQPGSFLYDARLQALVVMAAQPRHAGAYHCFSEEQGARLAAEGYLVAVVAGPSVTLEARAPLENLGLVWLAVVALGAVCLVLLLLVLSLRRRLREELEKGAKATERTLVYPLELPKEPTSPPFRPCPEPDEKLWDPVGYYYSDGSLKIVPGHARCQPGGGPPSPPPGIPGQPLPSPTRLHLGGGRNSNANGYVRLQLGGEDRGGLGHPLPELADELRRKLQQRQPLPDSNPEESSV, from the exons ATGGCCCCACACTGGGCTGTCTGGCTGCTGGCAGCAAGGCTGTGGGGCCTGGGCATTGGGGCTGAGGTGTGGTGGAACCTTGTGCCGCGTAAGACAGTGTCTTCTGGGG AGCTGGCCACGGTAGTACGGCGGTTCTCCCAGACGGGCATCCAGGACTTCCTGACGCTGACGCTGACGGAGCAGACTGGGCTTCTGTATGTGGGGGCCCGAGAGGCCCTGTTTGCCTTCAGCATGGAGGCCCTGGAGCTGCAAGGAGCG ATCTCCTGGGAGGCTCCTGTGGAGAAGAAGACTGAGTGTATCCAGAAAGGGAAGAACAACCAG ACCGAGTGCTTCAACTTCATCCGCTTCCTGCAGCCCTACAATGCCTCCCACCTGTACGTCTGTGGCACCTACGCCTTCCAGCCCAAGTGCACCTACATC AACATGCTCACCTTCACTTTGGAGCATGGAGAGTTTGAAGATGGGAAGGGCAAGTGTCCCTATGACCCAGCTAAGGGCCACGCTGGCCTTCTTGTGG ATGGTGAGCTGTACTCGGCCACACTCAACAATTTCCTGGGCACAGAACCCATCATCCTGCGTAACATGGGGCCCCACCACTCCATGAAGACAGAGTACCTGGCCTTTTGGCTCAACG AACCTCACTTTGTAGGCTCTGCCTATGTACCTGAGAGTGTGGGCAGCTTCACGGGGGACGACGACAAGGTCTACTTCTTCTTCAGGGAGCGAGCAGTGGAGTCGGACTGCTATGCCGAGCAGGTGGTGGCTCGTGTGGCCCGCGTCTGCAAG GGCGATGTGGGGGGCGCACGGACCCTGCAGAAGAAGTGGACCACGTTCTTGAAGGCGCGGCTGGCGTGCTCTGCCCCGAACTGGCAGCTCTACTTCAACCAGCTACAGGCGATGCACACCCTGCAGGACACCTCCTGGCACAACACCACCTTCTTTGGGGTTTTTCAAGCGCAGTG GGGTGACATGTACCTGTCGGCCGTCTGTGAGTACCAGTTGGAAGAGATCCAGCGGGTGTTTGAGGGCCCCTACAAGGAGTACCATGAGGAAGCCCAGAAGTGGGACCGCTACACTGACCCTGTACCCAGCCCTCGGCCTGGCTCG TGCATTAACAACTGGCATCGGCGCCACGGCTACACCAGCTCCCTGGAGCTGCCCGACAACATCCTCAACTTCGTCAAGAAGCACCCGCTGATGGAGGAGCAGGTGGGGCCTCGGTGGAGCCGCCCCCTGCTCGTGAAGAAGGGCACCAACTTCACCCACCTGGTGGCTGACCGGGTTACAGGACTTGATGGAGCCACCTATACAGTGCTGTTCATTGGCACAG GAGACGGCTGGCTGCTCAAGGCTGTGAGCCAGGGGCCCTGGGTTCACCTGATTGAGGAGCTGCAGCTGTTTGACCAGGAGCCCATGAGAAGCCTGGTGCTGTCTCAGAGCAAG AAGCTGCTCTTTGCCGGCTCCCACTCTCAGCTGGTGCAGCTGCCCCTGGCCGACTGCATGAAGTATCGCTCCTGTGCAGACTGTGTCCTCGCCCGGGACCCCTATTGCGCCTGGAGCGTCAACACCAGCCGCTGTGTGGCCGTGAGTGGCCACTCTGG ATCTCTACTGATCCAGCATGTGACGATCTCGGACACTTCAGGCATCTGCAACCTCCATGGCAGTAAGAAAG TCAGGCCCACTCCCAAAAACATCACGGTGGTGGCGGGCACAGACCTGGTGCTGCCCTGCCACCTCTCCTCCAACTTGGCCCATGCCCGCTGGACCTTTCGGGACCGGGACCTGCCGGCGGAACAGCCCGGCTCCTTCCTCTACGATGCCCGGCTCCAGGCCCTGGTTGTGATGGCCGCCCAGCCCCGCCACGCCGGGGCCTACCACTGCTTTTCAGAGGAGCAAGGGGCGCGGCTGGCTGCTGAAGGCTACCTTGTGGCTGTCGTGGCAGGCCCGTCAGTGACCTTGGAGGCCCGGGCCCCCCTGGAAAACCTGGGGCTGGTGTGGCTGGCGGTGGTGGCCCTGGGGGCCGTGTgcctggtgctgctgctgctggtgctaTCATTGCGCCGGCGGCTGCGGGAAGAGCTGGAGAAAGGGGCCAAGGCTACTGAGAGGACCTTGGTGTACCCCCTGGAGCTGCCCAAGGAGCCCACCAGTCCCCCCTTCCGGCCCTGTCCTGAACCAGATGAGAAACTTTGGGATCCTGTCGGTTACTACTATTCAGATGGCTCCCTTAAGATAGTACCTGGGCATGCCCGGTGCCAGCCCGGCGGGGGTCCCCCTTCGCCACCTCCAGGCATCCCAGGccagcctctgccttctccaACTCGGCTTCACCTGGGGGGTGGGCGGAACTCAAATGCCAATGGTTACGTGCGCTTACAACTAGGAGGGGAGGACCGGGGAGGGCTCGGGCACCCCCTGCCTGAGCTCGCGGATGAACTGAGACGCAAACTGCAGCAACGCCAGCCACTGCCCGACTCCAACCCCGAGGAGTCATCAGTATGA
- the SEMA4C gene encoding semaphorin-4C isoform X1, translating into MASSGRKLWLRYPSFLPAAWICLLPGWERLGRPGWGCQGQRLFQKRPLLPIGVWLASACGMGCWLSWRKTEGCQAPGVRPSAAMLTPAELATVVRRFSQTGIQDFLTLTLTEQTGLLYVGAREALFAFSMEALELQGAISWEAPVEKKTECIQKGKNNQTECFNFIRFLQPYNASHLYVCGTYAFQPKCTYINMLTFTLEHGEFEDGKGKCPYDPAKGHAGLLVDGELYSATLNNFLGTEPIILRNMGPHHSMKTEYLAFWLNEPHFVGSAYVPESVGSFTGDDDKVYFFFRERAVESDCYAEQVVARVARVCKGDVGGARTLQKKWTTFLKARLACSAPNWQLYFNQLQAMHTLQDTSWHNTTFFGVFQAQWGDMYLSAVCEYQLEEIQRVFEGPYKEYHEEAQKWDRYTDPVPSPRPGSCINNWHRRHGYTSSLELPDNILNFVKKHPLMEEQVGPRWSRPLLVKKGTNFTHLVADRVTGLDGATYTVLFIGTGDGWLLKAVSQGPWVHLIEELQLFDQEPMRSLVLSQSKKLLFAGSHSQLVQLPLADCMKYRSCADCVLARDPYCAWSVNTSRCVAVSGHSGSLLIQHVTISDTSGICNLHGSKKVRPTPKNITVVAGTDLVLPCHLSSNLAHARWTFRDRDLPAEQPGSFLYDARLQALVVMAAQPRHAGAYHCFSEEQGARLAAEGYLVAVVAGPSVTLEARAPLENLGLVWLAVVALGAVCLVLLLLVLSLRRRLREELEKGAKATERTLVYPLELPKEPTSPPFRPCPEPDEKLWDPVGYYYSDGSLKIVPGHARCQPGGGPPSPPPGIPGQPLPSPTRLHLGGGRNSNANGYVRLQLGGEDRGGLGHPLPELADELRRKLQQRQPLPDSNPEESSV; encoded by the exons ATGGCTTCCTCTGGCCGGAAGCTGTGGCTGAGatatccttccttcctcccagcaGCCTGGATTTGCCTCCTCCCAGGCTGGGAAAGGCTAGGGAGGCCCGGGTGGGGCTGTCAGGGCCAAAGGCTGTTTCAAAAGCGTCCTTTATTGCCAATTGGAGTTTGGCTGGCATCTGCTTGTGGCATGGGGTGCTGGCTCTCGTGGAGGAAGACTGAGGGCTGTCAAGCCCCAGGGGTCCGCCCATCAGCAGCCATGCTTACCCCTGCAGAGCTGGCCACGGTAGTACGGCGGTTCTCCCAGACGGGCATCCAGGACTTCCTGACGCTGACGCTGACGGAGCAGACTGGGCTTCTGTATGTGGGGGCCCGAGAGGCCCTGTTTGCCTTCAGCATGGAGGCCCTGGAGCTGCAAGGAGCG ATCTCCTGGGAGGCTCCTGTGGAGAAGAAGACTGAGTGTATCCAGAAAGGGAAGAACAACCAG ACCGAGTGCTTCAACTTCATCCGCTTCCTGCAGCCCTACAATGCCTCCCACCTGTACGTCTGTGGCACCTACGCCTTCCAGCCCAAGTGCACCTACATC AACATGCTCACCTTCACTTTGGAGCATGGAGAGTTTGAAGATGGGAAGGGCAAGTGTCCCTATGACCCAGCTAAGGGCCACGCTGGCCTTCTTGTGG ATGGTGAGCTGTACTCGGCCACACTCAACAATTTCCTGGGCACAGAACCCATCATCCTGCGTAACATGGGGCCCCACCACTCCATGAAGACAGAGTACCTGGCCTTTTGGCTCAACG AACCTCACTTTGTAGGCTCTGCCTATGTACCTGAGAGTGTGGGCAGCTTCACGGGGGACGACGACAAGGTCTACTTCTTCTTCAGGGAGCGAGCAGTGGAGTCGGACTGCTATGCCGAGCAGGTGGTGGCTCGTGTGGCCCGCGTCTGCAAG GGCGATGTGGGGGGCGCACGGACCCTGCAGAAGAAGTGGACCACGTTCTTGAAGGCGCGGCTGGCGTGCTCTGCCCCGAACTGGCAGCTCTACTTCAACCAGCTACAGGCGATGCACACCCTGCAGGACACCTCCTGGCACAACACCACCTTCTTTGGGGTTTTTCAAGCGCAGTG GGGTGACATGTACCTGTCGGCCGTCTGTGAGTACCAGTTGGAAGAGATCCAGCGGGTGTTTGAGGGCCCCTACAAGGAGTACCATGAGGAAGCCCAGAAGTGGGACCGCTACACTGACCCTGTACCCAGCCCTCGGCCTGGCTCG TGCATTAACAACTGGCATCGGCGCCACGGCTACACCAGCTCCCTGGAGCTGCCCGACAACATCCTCAACTTCGTCAAGAAGCACCCGCTGATGGAGGAGCAGGTGGGGCCTCGGTGGAGCCGCCCCCTGCTCGTGAAGAAGGGCACCAACTTCACCCACCTGGTGGCTGACCGGGTTACAGGACTTGATGGAGCCACCTATACAGTGCTGTTCATTGGCACAG GAGACGGCTGGCTGCTCAAGGCTGTGAGCCAGGGGCCCTGGGTTCACCTGATTGAGGAGCTGCAGCTGTTTGACCAGGAGCCCATGAGAAGCCTGGTGCTGTCTCAGAGCAAG AAGCTGCTCTTTGCCGGCTCCCACTCTCAGCTGGTGCAGCTGCCCCTGGCCGACTGCATGAAGTATCGCTCCTGTGCAGACTGTGTCCTCGCCCGGGACCCCTATTGCGCCTGGAGCGTCAACACCAGCCGCTGTGTGGCCGTGAGTGGCCACTCTGG ATCTCTACTGATCCAGCATGTGACGATCTCGGACACTTCAGGCATCTGCAACCTCCATGGCAGTAAGAAAG TCAGGCCCACTCCCAAAAACATCACGGTGGTGGCGGGCACAGACCTGGTGCTGCCCTGCCACCTCTCCTCCAACTTGGCCCATGCCCGCTGGACCTTTCGGGACCGGGACCTGCCGGCGGAACAGCCCGGCTCCTTCCTCTACGATGCCCGGCTCCAGGCCCTGGTTGTGATGGCCGCCCAGCCCCGCCACGCCGGGGCCTACCACTGCTTTTCAGAGGAGCAAGGGGCGCGGCTGGCTGCTGAAGGCTACCTTGTGGCTGTCGTGGCAGGCCCGTCAGTGACCTTGGAGGCCCGGGCCCCCCTGGAAAACCTGGGGCTGGTGTGGCTGGCGGTGGTGGCCCTGGGGGCCGTGTgcctggtgctgctgctgctggtgctaTCATTGCGCCGGCGGCTGCGGGAAGAGCTGGAGAAAGGGGCCAAGGCTACTGAGAGGACCTTGGTGTACCCCCTGGAGCTGCCCAAGGAGCCCACCAGTCCCCCCTTCCGGCCCTGTCCTGAACCAGATGAGAAACTTTGGGATCCTGTCGGTTACTACTATTCAGATGGCTCCCTTAAGATAGTACCTGGGCATGCCCGGTGCCAGCCCGGCGGGGGTCCCCCTTCGCCACCTCCAGGCATCCCAGGccagcctctgccttctccaACTCGGCTTCACCTGGGGGGTGGGCGGAACTCAAATGCCAATGGTTACGTGCGCTTACAACTAGGAGGGGAGGACCGGGGAGGGCTCGGGCACCCCCTGCCTGAGCTCGCGGATGAACTGAGACGCAAACTGCAGCAACGCCAGCCACTGCCCGACTCCAACCCCGAGGAGTCATCAGTATGA
- the ANKRD39 gene encoding ankyrin repeat domain-containing protein 39 → MATPRPCADGPCCSHPSTVLGVQQTLEEMDFERGIWSAALNGDLGRVKHLIQKAEDPSQPDSAGYTALHYASRNGHYAVCQFLLESGAKCDAQTHGGATALHRASYCGHTEIARLLLSHGSNPRVVDDDGMTSLHKAAERGHGDICSLLLQHSPALKAIRDRKARLACDLLPCNSDLRDLLSS, encoded by the exons ATGGCGACGCCGCGGCCCTGCGCGGACGGGCCGTGCTGCTCGCATCCCAGCACGGTGCTCGGCGTACAGCAGACGCTGGAGGAGATGGACTTCGAGAGGG GAATCTGGTCGGCAGCCCTGAATGGAGACCTGGGCCGAGTGAAGCATTTAATCCAGAAGGCCGAGGACCCAAGTCAGCCCGACTCGGCCGGCTACACTGCGCTG CACTATGCCAGCCGCAATGGGCACTATGCTGTGTGCCAGTTCCTGCTGGAAAGCGGAGCTAAGTGTGATGCCCAGACCCACGGGGGTGCCACTGCTCTGCACCGAGCCAGCTACTGCGGGCACACTGAAATTGCACGGCTCCTGCTATCACATGGGTCCAACCCCAGGGTGGTGGATGACGACGGCATGACCAGTCTGCATAAG GCTGCTGAGAGGGGTCACGGGGACAtctgctccctcctcctgcaACACAGCCCAGCCCTGAAGGCCATCCGGGACCGAAAGGCACGGCTGGCATGTGACCTGCTGCCTTGCAACAGTGACCTGCGGGACCTGCTATCCAGCTGA